The Acetobacter sp. DNA window CTCCCCGTGGCAGTTCCGGCGCAAGCGGCACCGGTTGCCCCGCCACCGGCTCTTCCCGCCGTTGCACCAGCCATTCCGCACTCTCCCGCACCGGTCAGCGCCCCTCCGAGCCGCTCTGAGCCGGTTGTGCAGCCCGTCCCCGCTCAGCCCGAGCCGGTTCCGAGCGCCGAGCCCCCCGCTCCGGTTCAGACGCCGAATGAGGATGAGATGGCCCCATCGACCACCACCGCGCCAGAGGCTCCTTTCAGGATCAAATCAGGCACATCCATGCCGCAGGGACCGGACGAATCGACATCGGCGGCGTCTCAGATATTGCCTGCGTGGCTCAGCCCGTCACCTGATCCGGTTTCGACCACGCCCTCTGAGCACTTCCCGAGCAAGGCTACCGGCAGAACGACACATAGAGCGACACCGTAGGCTCCACCGGTCTGCGCCCATAGGATTGCGTTTACTTTCTCCTGAGAGGGTGACGCTTTCCAGATGGGGGTGGCGACAGAAATCCGATCTCCAATCAGCCAGATTTATTTGGAGAAACCCCTTATTTTATATAACACTATACAGAATGAATTCGGAATATTATTTCCACATCAACAAAACCGCACCGAAACATCCCCTCGGCACACTCTCTCGCAATCAATCATGAGAGCAAAACCTCCTTATAGTTTGCGGACGGACCACGGCAGAATTGCGGGACAGTTTCCAGTCGTGTGAGGAGACAGAGGAGAGCCCGTTGACAGAGACCACCACCCGTTCCACATCCGACAGGATGAGAGACCGTCTTCAGTCCCTGCGCGCCCTGTTGAAAGAGCACTCTCTGGACGGGCTGATCATCCCGCGCAGCGATGAATATCTGGGGGAATATGTTCCGGCCTGCGCCGAGCGGATGGCATGGATCAGCGGTTTTACGGGCAGCGCGGGACTGGCCATTGTTCTCTCTGACAGGGCCGCCGTCTTTTCCGATGGACGCTACATCACCCAGATGGACGATCAGGTCGATGGCGTCCTGTGGGAGCGTCACCATATAACGGAAGCCCCGCCTCGTGGCTGGCTTGAAAAGAACGCCCCAGCAAAGGCCCGGATCGGCTACGATCCGCGCATCGTCAGCCGCTCCGCGCTGCTGGCTCTTCAGACGGATGCGGTCACATTTATCCCGACAGCCTTCAATCTGGTCGATGTCATCTGGACCGATCGCCCTGCGCCTCCCTCCGCTCAGGCACGAATTCATCCGCTGGAATTTTCCGGACAGACCAGCGCGGACAAACGACACAGTCTCGGCACGCAACTCGCAAAAAATGGATGGGCCGCAGCCATCATCGCCGACTGCACATCAGTCGCGTGGCTGCTGAACATTCGCGGGACCGACGTGCCGCACACGCCTGTAGTGCTTTCCTTTGCCGTCCTGCACAGCAATGGGCAGGTCGATCTGTTTGTGGACGGGGCAAAGATTACGCCTGAGCTTCGTGACTGGCTTGGCGACGATGTGACCCTCCTTTCCCCAGACAGACTGGAAGACTCCCTTCGCGCATTGAAGGGGCAGACGATTGCCGTCGATCCTGCCGCGACACCGGTCTGGTTCAGCCAGACGCTGGAGGACGCGGGAGCGACCATCGTGGACGCAGTCGATCCCTGCGCCCTGCCCCGCGCCCGGAAGAATACCGTCGAACAGCAGGGGGCCCGCGCCGCCCATCTGCGTGACGCCGTTGCCGTCTGCCGGTTCCTGCACTGGCTGGACACCCATGCCGCTGGCTCGACCGAACTGGAACTGGTGGAGCGCCTCCAGACCTTCCGGGCTGAAGCGCCGGAATATCGTGACGATTCCTTCGATACGATCTCAGGCGCCGGACCGAACGGGGCCATCATCCATTACCGCGTCACGCCGGAGACCAGCCGCCTCCTTGGCGCGAACACGGTCTATCTTGTAGATAGCGGCGCGCAGTATCCGGATGGAACGACGGACATCACCCGCACGGTGTGGACAGGACCGGATGAACCTCCTTCCGCGCTCCGGGAGGCTTTCAGTCGCGTGCTGAAAGGCAATCTGTCTCTGGGGCGGGCACGCTTTCCTGCCGGCACCACCGGCAGTGCGCTTGATGGTGTGGCGCGTTATGCGCTGTGGCAGGGCGGGCTGGATTTCGACCACGGCACCGGACACGGAGTGGGGAGCTATCTTTCCGTGCATGAGGGACCGCAGCGCATCTCGAAGCTGCCGAGCACTGTGCCTCTGGAAGCAGGCATGATTCTGTCCAACGAGCCCGGTTACTACCGTCCGGGATCGTTCGGAATCCGGCTGGAGACTCTGGAGATGGTCAGAACCTCTGAGGTCGGACAGGACGGACGAAACTTTCTTGAGTTCGAAACGCTGACTCTCGCTCCTTTCGACCGTCATCTGGTTGATCCGGCGGTTATGGGGCCGGAAGCCTTGGATTTGCTTGATTCTTATCACGCCAGAGTGCTTGCGGAGGTTGGTCCCCTGCTCTCCGGGGAGGCAGCAACGTGGCTGGCGCATGCCTGCTCTCCCATCAAGAGGAAGTGACAACA harbors:
- a CDS encoding aminopeptidase P family protein, whose protein sequence is MRDRLQSLRALLKEHSLDGLIIPRSDEYLGEYVPACAERMAWISGFTGSAGLAIVLSDRAAVFSDGRYITQMDDQVDGVLWERHHITEAPPRGWLEKNAPAKARIGYDPRIVSRSALLALQTDAVTFIPTAFNLVDVIWTDRPAPPSAQARIHPLEFSGQTSADKRHSLGTQLAKNGWAAAIIADCTSVAWLLNIRGTDVPHTPVVLSFAVLHSNGQVDLFVDGAKITPELRDWLGDDVTLLSPDRLEDSLRALKGQTIAVDPAATPVWFSQTLEDAGATIVDAVDPCALPRARKNTVEQQGARAAHLRDAVAVCRFLHWLDTHAAGSTELELVERLQTFRAEAPEYRDDSFDTISGAGPNGAIIHYRVTPETSRLLGANTVYLVDSGAQYPDGTTDITRTVWTGPDEPPSALREAFSRVLKGNLSLGRARFPAGTTGSALDGVARYALWQGGLDFDHGTGHGVGSYLSVHEGPQRISKLPSTVPLEAGMILSNEPGYYRPGSFGIRLETLEMVRTSEVGQDGRNFLEFETLTLAPFDRHLVDPAVMGPEALDLLDSYHARVLAEVGPLLSGEAATWLAHACSPIKRK